From Virgibacillus natechei, the proteins below share one genomic window:
- a CDS encoding TIGR04086 family membrane protein yields the protein MKTNQFTALMYGWIVVFGLILIASLILAALLSFTTFDEPTITWVTLIIGIISLLLGGITAGVKGKSKGWVIGATVGLGFSFFIFLVQYLGYQQLFSLEQSIHHIGYIAAALFGGVIGVNVVDTADE from the coding sequence ATGAAAACAAATCAGTTCACCGCCTTAATGTATGGGTGGATCGTTGTATTTGGCTTAATTCTTATTGCAAGTCTAATTCTGGCAGCATTGCTTAGCTTCACAACTTTTGATGAGCCTACAATAACCTGGGTTACACTAATTATCGGAATCATTTCATTGCTTCTCGGTGGTATTACAGCAGGAGTTAAAGGAAAATCAAAAGGTTGGGTAATTGGGGCCACAGTCGGCTTAGGGTTTTCATTTTTTATCTTTTTAGTGCAATATCTAGGCTACCAGCAACTATTTTCCTTGGAGCAATCCATACATCATATTGGCTATATTGCGGCTGCACTTTTCGGTGGTGTAATTGGAGTCAATGTCGTAGATACTGCGGATGAATAA
- a CDS encoding DUF2905 domain-containing protein: MSIGKLFIILGIVFLIIGIIWTFIGRLPGDISFRRGNFSFHFPIMTSIVVSIVLTLIFFIIGRFR, translated from the coding sequence ATGTCTATTGGAAAACTTTTTATCATTCTAGGTATTGTTTTTCTGATCATCGGTATTATTTGGACATTCATTGGTAGGCTGCCAGGGGATATTAGCTTTAGAAGAGGAAATTTTTCCTTTCATTTTCCGATCATGACATCGATCGTTGTAAGCATTGTATTGACACTGATCTTTTTTATAATTGGAAGGTTTCGTTAG
- a CDS encoding ArsB/NhaD family transporter, whose product MDIILATIIFLVSYFFIMTDRINRAVVALSGGTLLLLTGIYTIDDVFMSYIDWNTIALLFSMMVLISITEKTGLFSFIAIRFAQKVRGSPLPLLIGASILTAIGSALLDNVTTVLIFVPIMLKITKMLELPSFPFLLTIIFSSNIGGAATLIGDPPNIMIGQAVEHLTFLSFIIHLAPLALIMYMVMLVVIYFLFRNSLRNLETNVDELLQIDAQEHLIKSPMLYKSITVLLMTITGFLLHSFLHMEMTVIALSGAILLMLLTEKELFTEHIFAKVEWVTLFFFIGLFTLVGGLREVGVIDEIARGIILSTDGDYASTALLILWVSGIFSGIVDNIPFVAAMIPVVQEFESYGMVNLDPIWWSLALGACLGGNATLVGASSNVVVAGLAEGENQKIPFIRFMLYGVPFVLLSMIISSIYVYLRYLLPYIGQT is encoded by the coding sequence ATGGATATCATTCTTGCGACAATTATCTTTCTAGTTAGTTATTTCTTTATTATGACGGATCGAATAAATAGAGCTGTTGTGGCACTTTCAGGTGGAACACTTTTATTACTTACGGGTATTTATACAATAGATGATGTTTTTATGAGTTATATTGATTGGAATACCATAGCGTTATTATTTTCTATGATGGTGCTTATTTCAATTACTGAAAAAACAGGTCTATTTAGTTTTATTGCCATTCGTTTTGCGCAAAAAGTTCGAGGTTCCCCTTTGCCATTACTGATCGGAGCAAGTATCTTAACGGCAATCGGATCAGCATTACTGGATAATGTTACAACTGTTTTAATATTTGTACCAATTATGCTAAAAATAACAAAGATGTTGGAATTGCCATCGTTCCCCTTTTTACTTACTATTATTTTTAGCTCGAACATAGGGGGGGCAGCGACTTTAATTGGGGATCCACCGAACATTATGATAGGTCAAGCTGTGGAACATCTTACGTTTTTATCATTTATCATCCATTTAGCTCCACTGGCGTTAATTATGTACATGGTGATGCTCGTGGTTATATACTTTCTTTTCCGTAACTCATTACGAAATTTGGAAACAAATGTCGATGAATTGCTGCAAATTGATGCACAAGAACATCTCATAAAATCACCTATGCTTTACAAATCCATTACTGTTTTATTAATGACAATTACCGGTTTTCTATTACACTCATTCCTACATATGGAAATGACGGTAATTGCTTTATCCGGGGCAATTTTGCTAATGCTGTTAACAGAGAAAGAATTATTCACTGAACATATTTTTGCTAAGGTAGAATGGGTGACATTATTTTTCTTTATTGGTCTTTTTACATTGGTAGGAGGATTAAGGGAGGTAGGGGTCATCGATGAAATCGCCAGAGGAATTATTCTCTCAACAGATGGAGACTATGCAAGTACAGCTTTGTTAATTTTATGGGTTTCAGGAATTTTTTCGGGTATTGTTGATAATATCCCTTTTGTAGCAGCAATGATTCCAGTAGTTCAAGAATTTGAAAGTTATGGAATGGTGAATTTAGATCCTATTTGGTGGTCGCTTGCATTAGGAGCATGTTTAGGCGGAAACGCAACACTAGTTGGAGCTTCTTCTAATGTCGTGGTTGCAGGATTGGCAGAGGGGGAGAATCAAAAGATACCGTTTATACGTTTTATGTTATACGGGGTTCCATTTGTTTTATTATCGATGATTATTTCTTCTATCTATGTATATTTACGTTATTTATTGCCATATATTGGACAAACCTAA
- the ruvB gene encoding Holliday junction branch migration DNA helicase RuvB: MEERMVAGELQDEESSIEYSLRPTTLNQYIGQHKIKENLSIFIQAAKMREEPLDHVLLYGPPGLGKTTLAAIIANEMGVHFRTTSGPAIERAGDLAAILSSLEPGDVLFIDEIHRLPRAVEEVLYPAMEDFFLDIVIGTGPSARSVRIDLPPFTLVGATTRAGLLSAPLRDRFGVLSRLEFYEPEDLQLIVERTASIFQTTITDIAAAEVARRSRGTPRIANRLLKRIRDISQVKGETEISLKTTNLALEMLQVDDVGLDHMDHKLLKGIMESFQGRPVGLDTIAATIGEESQTIEDVYEPYLLQIGFIQRTPRGRVVTSKAYEHFGMKVDDT, from the coding sequence ATGGAGGAGCGCATGGTTGCAGGAGAATTACAGGACGAAGAATCATCGATTGAGTATAGCCTCCGGCCCACAACACTGAATCAATATATTGGTCAACATAAAATAAAAGAAAATTTAAGTATATTTATTCAAGCCGCTAAAATGCGTGAAGAGCCGCTTGATCATGTATTATTGTATGGGCCACCTGGGCTTGGCAAAACCACATTAGCAGCGATAATTGCAAATGAGATGGGTGTTCATTTTCGTACGACCTCTGGGCCTGCTATTGAACGTGCTGGTGATTTGGCTGCGATTCTTTCCTCACTAGAACCTGGTGATGTGTTATTTATCGATGAGATTCATCGACTCCCTAGAGCGGTAGAGGAAGTTCTATATCCTGCAATGGAGGATTTCTTTCTTGATATTGTAATTGGAACGGGGCCAAGTGCTAGGTCGGTTCGAATTGATCTACCACCATTTACATTAGTAGGTGCTACCACAAGGGCAGGTCTTTTGTCAGCACCACTTCGGGACCGTTTCGGAGTCTTAAGTAGGTTGGAATTTTACGAACCTGAAGATTTACAACTGATTGTAGAAAGAACAGCATCTATTTTTCAAACAACAATTACAGATATTGCCGCAGCCGAAGTAGCTCGAAGGTCGCGAGGGACACCGCGTATCGCAAATCGATTACTAAAGCGAATTCGTGATATATCGCAAGTTAAAGGGGAAACTGAAATTAGCTTAAAAACAACTAACCTTGCATTGGAGATGCTTCAAGTTGATGATGTAGGACTTGACCATATGGATCATAAGCTTCTAAAAGGGATCATGGAAAGCTTTCAAGGCCGTCCAGTTGGTTTAGATACAATTGCCGCAACGATTGGTGAGGAATCTCAAACGATTGAAGATGTATACGAACCATATTTATTACAAATCGGATTTATTCAGCGTACACCAAGGGGAAGAGTGGTAACTTCAAAAGCATATGAGCACTTTGGAATGAAAGTGGATGATACATAA
- the yajC gene encoding preprotein translocase subunit YajC, with translation MEMLLSLSPIILMFVIFYFLLIRPQQKKQKQVRQMQSDLQKGNSVITIGGFHGVIHAIDEDTVVIASNDGIKLTYDRSAIREVKQ, from the coding sequence ATGGAAATGTTATTATCATTATCACCGATAATTTTAATGTTCGTTATATTTTACTTCTTGTTAATTCGTCCGCAACAAAAGAAACAGAAGCAAGTAAGACAAATGCAATCAGATCTACAAAAAGGTAATTCTGTTATAACGATTGGTGGCTTTCATGGTGTAATTCATGCGATTGATGAAGATACAGTAGTTATCGCATCCAATGACGGTATCAAGCTTACATATGACCGTTCAGCAATTCGAGAAGTTAAGCAATAA
- the tgt gene encoding tRNA guanosine(34) transglycosylase Tgt, producing MTPITYEFIKTCKQTGARLGRVHTPHGSFDTPAFMPVGTMATVKTMSPEELREMNANIILSNTYHLWLRPGHDIIQEAGGLHKFMNWDRAILTDSGGFQVFSLSDLREIKEEGVHFRNHINGEKLFLSPEKAMHIQNALGSDIMMAFDECPPYPATYDYMKASVERTSRWAERSLEAHSRPGDQGLFGIIQGGEYEELRKQSAMDLASLDLPGYAIGGLSVGEPKDVMNRVLESTTPLMPTNKPRYLMGVGSPDSLIDGAIRGVDMFDCVLPTRIARNGTCMTSSGRLVVRNAKYARDFGPIDKNCDCNVCKNYSRAYIRHLIKCNETFGFRLTTYHNLYFLLKLMEQVRISISEDRLGDFKEEFFEQYGFNKPNAKNF from the coding sequence ATGACACCTATAACATATGAATTTATTAAAACATGTAAACAAACAGGTGCAAGGCTTGGACGGGTTCATACTCCACATGGATCGTTCGATACACCTGCATTTATGCCAGTGGGAACAATGGCAACCGTTAAAACAATGAGCCCAGAAGAATTAAGGGAAATGAATGCGAATATTATTCTTTCTAACACGTATCATTTATGGTTGCGCCCAGGTCATGATATCATACAGGAAGCAGGTGGTCTGCATAAATTTATGAACTGGGATAGAGCTATTCTTACAGATTCAGGTGGTTTCCAGGTATTTAGTTTAAGTGACCTGCGTGAAATAAAGGAAGAAGGCGTTCATTTTCGTAACCATATAAATGGAGAAAAGCTGTTTTTATCACCAGAAAAGGCGATGCACATACAAAATGCACTCGGGTCAGATATCATGATGGCTTTTGATGAATGCCCACCATATCCTGCCACATATGATTATATGAAAGCATCTGTAGAAAGAACCTCACGCTGGGCAGAGAGATCTCTAGAAGCTCACAGCCGGCCTGGTGATCAAGGTTTATTTGGAATTATTCAGGGTGGCGAGTATGAAGAACTAAGAAAACAAAGTGCGATGGATTTAGCTAGCTTGGATTTACCGGGCTATGCAATTGGTGGTCTTTCCGTAGGTGAGCCAAAAGATGTAATGAATCGTGTGCTTGAATCTACCACACCGTTAATGCCGACGAATAAACCACGCTATTTGATGGGGGTTGGTTCACCCGACTCTTTAATAGACGGGGCAATTCGTGGAGTAGATATGTTTGATTGTGTATTACCGACCAGGATTGCACGCAATGGAACATGCATGACATCAAGCGGTCGTTTAGTTGTAAGGAATGCAAAGTATGCCCGTGATTTTGGTCCGATTGATAAAAATTGTGATTGTAATGTATGTAAAAATTATTCCCGTGCATACATTCGTCATTTAATAAAATGTAATGAAACATTTGGTTTCAGACTTACTACTTATCATAACTTGTATTTTCTGTTAAAATTAATGGAGCAAGTACGAATTTCGATAAGCGAAGATCGGCTTGGTGACTTTAAAGAAGAATTCTTTGAACAATATGGTTTCAATAAGCCGAATGCAAAGAACTTTTAA
- the queA gene encoding tRNA preQ1(34) S-adenosylmethionine ribosyltransferase-isomerase QueA: MNIEDFDFDLPEELIAQTPLWDRTASRMLVLNRDTKDVNHKHFTDIKGYFKKGDCLVLNDTRVLPARLYGVKKDTGANVEILLLHQIEEDHWEVLAKPAKKVKLGTEISFGEGKLKAVCTGFKDHGGRIFKFSYEGIFYEVLDGLGEMPLPPYIKEQLPEKERYQTVFAREEGSAAAPTAGLHFTNELLDEIQSIGVKIAFITLHVGLGTFRPVSVDHIDDHKMHAEFYQMSKETAELLTNVKQNNGRIISVGTTSTRTLETIIQDNKGEFVETSGWTDIFIYPPYKFQAIDGLITNFHLPKSTLIMLVSALTDKETTLKAYNEAVIERYRFFSFGDAMLIL; the protein is encoded by the coding sequence ATGAATATAGAAGATTTTGATTTTGATTTACCAGAAGAATTGATCGCGCAGACCCCATTATGGGATCGAACAGCTTCTCGTATGCTCGTTTTAAACCGAGATACGAAGGACGTAAACCATAAACATTTTACAGATATTAAAGGGTATTTTAAAAAAGGGGATTGCCTCGTCCTAAATGATACCCGTGTCTTACCTGCAAGACTTTACGGAGTAAAAAAAGATACTGGAGCAAATGTGGAAATATTGTTGCTTCACCAAATAGAAGAAGATCATTGGGAAGTATTAGCAAAACCAGCAAAAAAAGTTAAACTTGGAACAGAAATTAGTTTTGGTGAGGGTAAGCTGAAAGCAGTTTGCACTGGATTTAAAGATCATGGTGGTCGTATTTTTAAGTTTTCCTATGAAGGAATTTTTTATGAAGTTCTGGATGGACTTGGAGAAATGCCACTACCTCCGTATATAAAAGAACAGCTGCCGGAAAAAGAGCGGTATCAGACTGTTTTTGCAAGAGAAGAAGGCTCTGCTGCAGCGCCAACAGCAGGATTACATTTTACAAATGAATTGTTAGATGAGATTCAATCAATTGGAGTGAAAATTGCTTTTATTACGTTACATGTTGGTCTTGGTACATTTCGGCCAGTAAGCGTGGATCATATTGATGATCATAAAATGCATGCTGAATTTTATCAGATGTCAAAAGAAACTGCCGAATTGCTAACAAATGTGAAGCAGAATAACGGAAGAATTATTTCTGTTGGTACAACTTCAACGAGGACGCTTGAGACCATTATCCAGGATAATAAGGGAGAGTTTGTGGAAACAAGCGGTTGGACGGATATATTTATCTATCCACCATACAAATTTCAGGCAATTGATGGATTAATTACAAATTTCCATCTACCAAAGTCTACCTTAATTATGCTTGTTAGTGCTTTAACGGATAAAGAGACGACGCTTAAAGCATATAATGAAGCTGTAATAGAGCGTTATCGATTTTTCAGCTTTGGAGATGCGATGTTAATTTTATAG